The proteins below are encoded in one region of Maribacter aestuarii:
- a CDS encoding ABC transporter permease, whose protein sequence is MAWRDGKASGKRLLLFMASIILGIAAVVSIQSFSQNLQENIGLQSKALMGADYLIDSNQPANERVVAIMDSLGGANAKEVKFASMAAFSKNRATKLVQVRGVEGNFPFYGELETEPLEAAQNYQKKGGALVDATVMLQFDLKPGDSVKLGNLTFPIIGSLITAPGSTGIGTSVAPPVMVPFEFMEPSGLLQKGSRLEYNYYFKAPEADLQKLNKEIDPLLDEQNADLDTHTDTSQRLGRRYENVGRFLNLVAFIALLLGCVGIASSVHIYIKEKLRAVAVLKCLGATRKQTFLIFLIQIVGMGLVGGIIGTAVGLVLQQSFPFILQEFLPFQVEISTSFQAIFMGLVLGVLMSVLFALSPLINTWYVSPLQVLRVQENLGTKSRAAQIVVIVSIILFVFLFALWLLGNLKYALSFVLGILVTFSILAGVAILFMRLIKRYFPKSWSFTARQSLLNLFRPNNQTAVLILAIGIGTFLISTLYFTKDFLLAKAQIESNEKSPNIIMFDIQTQQKEDVANTITPKGLRILNNIPIITMRLQKIKDRSVNDIRLDTTSRVNKWILSHEFRVTYRDSLIASEKLVSGTWNPKVDKTKPIPISLSDNVAGDARVVVGDTLLFNVQGQLMETVVGSIREVDWGRMQLNFSVVFPTGVLENAPQFHVMTTNAPDKASSANLQRELVRKFPNVSILDLRQVLTLVESILDKISWVISFMAFFSILTGIIVLIGSVRNSKYQRIKESVLLRTLGAHRKQILRITALEYLYLGILGSGVGILLSLVSSQLLAFFVFETPFVPSLIPFLVVLPGITLLVLLIGLSNSRSVLNSPPLQVLRKEGK, encoded by the coding sequence ATGGCGTGGAGAGATGGCAAGGCAAGTGGTAAGCGATTATTGCTATTTATGGCGTCCATCATCTTAGGTATCGCTGCCGTGGTATCCATACAATCCTTCAGCCAGAACCTACAAGAGAATATTGGCCTTCAGTCGAAGGCTTTAATGGGAGCCGATTATCTAATTGATAGTAACCAGCCTGCCAATGAACGGGTTGTGGCTATTATGGATTCCCTTGGTGGGGCCAATGCTAAGGAGGTCAAATTTGCCTCAATGGCGGCCTTTTCCAAAAACAGGGCGACGAAGTTGGTACAGGTTAGGGGCGTGGAAGGTAATTTTCCGTTTTACGGTGAACTGGAAACAGAGCCTTTGGAAGCCGCCCAAAATTACCAAAAGAAAGGTGGTGCTTTGGTAGACGCCACGGTAATGCTTCAATTCGATTTAAAACCGGGGGATAGTGTTAAATTGGGCAATCTGACTTTTCCGATTATCGGTTCCTTGATTACCGCGCCAGGTAGTACGGGTATAGGTACATCCGTAGCACCTCCCGTTATGGTGCCCTTTGAGTTTATGGAGCCTAGCGGTCTGCTTCAAAAAGGGAGTCGGTTGGAATACAACTATTACTTTAAAGCTCCCGAGGCCGACTTACAAAAGCTGAATAAGGAGATAGACCCCTTATTGGATGAACAAAATGCCGACTTGGATACCCATACGGATACCAGCCAACGTTTGGGCAGGCGGTACGAAAACGTAGGCCGATTCCTGAACCTTGTAGCCTTTATAGCCCTTTTATTGGGTTGCGTGGGGATTGCAAGCTCCGTTCATATCTATATCAAAGAAAAACTAAGGGCGGTAGCGGTGCTTAAATGTCTAGGGGCAACTCGTAAGCAGACCTTCCTTATTTTTCTAATTCAAATTGTGGGAATGGGCTTGGTAGGCGGTATTATAGGGACGGCAGTGGGCTTAGTGTTACAGCAATCCTTTCCGTTCATCCTTCAGGAATTCTTACCCTTTCAAGTAGAGATAAGTACTTCTTTCCAGGCCATTTTCATGGGACTGGTATTGGGTGTTCTCATGTCGGTTCTTTTTGCTTTATCGCCATTGATCAATACCTGGTACGTATCGCCACTACAGGTGCTACGGGTACAGGAAAATCTGGGCACCAAGTCAAGGGCCGCACAAATTGTTGTCATCGTTAGCATTATCCTGTTTGTATTTCTCTTTGCCCTTTGGTTGTTAGGAAACCTAAAATACGCCCTGAGCTTTGTATTGGGAATTTTGGTCACATTTTCTATTCTAGCCGGGGTTGCAATTCTCTTTATGCGATTGATAAAACGTTATTTTCCTAAATCTTGGAGTTTTACGGCAAGGCAGAGCTTGTTGAACCTCTTTAGACCCAACAACCAGACCGCTGTCCTCATCCTGGCCATTGGTATTGGTACGTTTCTGATCAGCACGCTCTATTTTACGAAGGATTTCCTGCTCGCCAAGGCACAGATCGAATCGAACGAAAAAAGTCCGAACATCATCATGTTCGATATTCAGACCCAACAAAAGGAGGACGTGGCCAACACGATCACCCCAAAAGGTTTGCGCATACTCAATAACATACCCATTATTACGATGCGACTCCAAAAAATAAAGGATCGCAGCGTAAACGATATCCGATTGGACACTACCTCTAGAGTTAATAAATGGATCCTAAGTCACGAGTTTCGGGTAACTTATAGGGATTCTTTGATTGCTTCGGAGAAATTGGTTTCGGGCACTTGGAATCCTAAAGTGGATAAAACGAAACCCATTCCTATTTCCCTATCCGATAATGTGGCGGGAGATGCCAGGGTTGTAGTAGGGGATACCTTGTTGTTCAATGTGCAAGGTCAGTTAATGGAAACCGTGGTCGGTAGCATCCGTGAAGTGGATTGGGGCAGGATGCAACTTAACTTCTCCGTGGTTTTCCCAACCGGGGTGTTGGAGAATGCACCACAATTCCATGTCATGACCACCAACGCGCCCGATAAGGCTAGCTCGGCTAACTTACAACGGGAATTGGTACGGAAATTTCCCAATGTGTCCATTTTGGATTTGAGACAAGTGTTGACACTCGTAGAAAGTATTCTGGACAAGATTTCATGGGTGATTAGTTTTATGGCATTTTTTAGTATCCTTACGGGTATCATTGTCCTTATTGGCTCGGTACGGAACAGCAAATATCAGCGCATAAAGGAGAGTGTGCTGCTTAGGACCTTGGGCGCCCATAGGAAGCAAATCCTGAGAATAACGGCTTTGGAGTATTTGTATCTTGGTATTTTGGGTAGCGGCGTGGGTATTTTATTATCCCTAGTAAGTAGCCAGTTACTGGCCTTTTTTGTCTTTGAAACGCCTTTTGTGCCCTCTTTGATTCCCTTTTTGGTGGTACTTCCCGGTATCACCTTGTTGGTATTGCTCATAGGTTTGTCCAATAGTAGGAGTGTTTTGAACAGTCCACCTTTACAGGTCTTACGGAAAGAGGGGAAGTGA
- a CDS encoding arylesterase — MHKVLKFSYFLAVFFLLSCGENPKEKEVETTTEQGTTLADEEIVDDNKVILFFGNSLTAAYGLDTEDGFPNLIQQRLDSLGLKYTVINSGLSGETTSGGLNRLDWVLNQDVDVFVLELGANDGLRGIPLKETRNNLQEMIDLVRSKNEYTKIVLAGMQIPPNMGQAYTTEFRNIFPSLAEKNDVYLIPFLLEGVAGNPELNLEDGIHPTAEGQQIVAENVWDVLKEVVLPVEETEMALD, encoded by the coding sequence ATGCACAAAGTATTAAAGTTTAGTTATTTTTTGGCAGTATTCTTCTTATTAAGCTGTGGTGAAAACCCGAAAGAAAAGGAAGTAGAAACAACCACGGAACAAGGAACGACCTTAGCGGATGAGGAAATAGTAGACGATAATAAGGTAATCCTCTTTTTTGGCAATAGCCTTACCGCGGCTTACGGATTGGATACCGAGGATGGCTTTCCCAACCTTATACAACAACGTTTGGATTCCCTAGGTCTGAAGTATACCGTCATAAACTCTGGCCTTAGTGGGGAAACCACTTCTGGTGGATTAAACCGTTTGGATTGGGTCTTGAATCAGGACGTGGATGTTTTTGTCCTGGAATTGGGTGCCAATGATGGTCTTCGTGGAATCCCTTTAAAGGAAACCAGAAATAATCTTCAGGAAATGATAGACTTGGTCCGGTCAAAAAATGAGTATACCAAAATAGTTTTGGCGGGAATGCAAATTCCTCCGAACATGGGGCAAGCCTACACCACCGAGTTCAGGAATATCTTTCCTAGTCTTGCGGAAAAGAATGATGTTTATCTTATTCCGTTCTTACTGGAAGGGGTTGCAGGGAACCCGGAGCTGAACCTGGAAGATGGAATTCATCCCACGGCTGAAGGTCAACAAATAGTGGCTGAAAATGTTTGGGACGTTCTAAAAGAAGTCGTGCTACCTGTTGAAGAAACAGAGATGGCACTTGATTAA
- a CDS encoding RNA polymerase sigma factor — protein sequence MLQIDVVEKCKINDRSAQLKLYRQYCDGMYAVAMRFVKNSDDAEDVLQESFIKAFQKIHQFKGEVTFGAWLKRIVVNKSIDFLKSKKQNMVPLEENYMQPVENDDWTVDEEIGLDHVKAAIEKLPDKYKYVVMMFLVEGFDHKEISEVMQIEETTCRTRLLRGKHRLKVLLEKKQYGTGS from the coding sequence ATGTTGCAAATTGATGTTGTAGAAAAATGCAAAATCAACGATCGTAGCGCGCAACTAAAGTTGTACAGGCAATACTGTGATGGAATGTATGCGGTGGCCATGCGCTTTGTCAAGAATTCTGACGATGCGGAGGATGTGCTACAGGAATCGTTTATAAAGGCTTTTCAAAAAATTCATCAGTTTAAGGGCGAGGTAACGTTTGGAGCTTGGTTAAAAAGGATAGTTGTGAATAAGAGCATCGATTTTTTAAAATCGAAAAAACAAAATATGGTGCCCTTAGAAGAAAATTATATGCAGCCCGTTGAAAATGATGATTGGACAGTTGATGAGGAAATTGGATTGGATCATGTAAAGGCAGCCATTGAAAAATTACCGGATAAATACAAATATGTGGTCATGATGTTTTTGGTAGAAGGGTTTGACCATAAGGAAATATCAGAGGTAATGCAAATCGAGGAAACAACGTGTAGAACTAGATTATTAAGAGGTAAACACCGACTAAAGGTACTATTAGAAAAAAAGCAATATGGGACAGGATCTTAG
- a CDS encoding 3-keto-disaccharide hydrolase, whose product MMTEQLKPKLKLLLGACASVLLLLSCNQEPKDDTPWISLFDGKTLNGWTQLGGIANYAVRDNSIVGTTVHNTPNSFMTSEKKYGDFILELEYKVDSSMNSGIQIRSNSFPHYQDGRVHGYQIEIDPSDRAWSAGIYDEGRRGWLHPLTDNPKAQAAFKQNDWNHYRIEAIGDTIKTWINDVPAAYLIDDKTAEGFIGLQVHSIGENQQEGTEIIWRDIKILTDSLSKYSRKSPLTPVITKNSLGTSELEQGWEMLWDGKTTAGWRGARLDEFPEKGWEINDGVLTVLASGGGESEAGGDIVTKEKYGDFELKLDFRITEGANSGIKYYVDTDLNKGPGSSIGLEYQILDDARHPDAKLGNHEGSRTVASLYDLIKADENKHMNPIGEWNTAHIISKDNHVEHWLNGMKVLEYERKSDDFKKLVSESKYEKWPNFGESETGHLLLQDHGDRVSFKNIKIKPITK is encoded by the coding sequence ATGATGACCGAACAATTAAAACCAAAATTGAAACTGCTCTTGGGTGCTTGTGCTAGCGTGCTACTCCTTTTGAGCTGCAACCAAGAACCAAAAGATGATACGCCATGGATTAGCCTATTTGACGGCAAGACATTAAACGGTTGGACGCAACTGGGTGGGATTGCAAATTATGCGGTAAGAGATAATAGTATCGTTGGCACCACTGTTCATAACACCCCCAACTCTTTTATGACCTCGGAAAAAAAATACGGGGATTTTATACTGGAACTGGAGTATAAAGTTGATTCTAGCATGAATTCCGGGATACAAATTAGGAGTAACAGTTTTCCGCACTACCAAGATGGTCGTGTACACGGGTATCAAATCGAGATAGACCCATCGGATCGTGCTTGGAGTGCAGGAATTTATGATGAAGGCAGGCGAGGTTGGCTACATCCATTAACGGACAATCCCAAAGCGCAGGCAGCTTTTAAACAGAATGATTGGAATCATTACCGCATTGAGGCTATAGGTGATACCATTAAAACTTGGATAAACGATGTGCCGGCAGCCTATCTCATCGATGATAAAACTGCAGAGGGTTTTATTGGCCTCCAAGTTCACAGTATTGGCGAAAATCAACAAGAAGGAACTGAAATTATCTGGAGGGATATCAAAATTCTTACCGATAGCCTTTCCAAATATTCACGTAAAAGCCCCTTGACTCCGGTAATTACTAAGAATTCCTTGGGCACAAGTGAGCTGGAGCAGGGCTGGGAAATGCTTTGGGACGGAAAAACTACCGCAGGATGGAGGGGTGCCAGATTGGATGAATTCCCGGAAAAGGGTTGGGAAATAAATGACGGGGTTCTCACCGTATTGGCATCAGGTGGAGGTGAATCGGAAGCTGGCGGGGATATTGTCACAAAAGAGAAATATGGTGATTTTGAATTAAAATTGGATTTCAGGATTACTGAGGGCGCCAATAGCGGTATTAAGTATTATGTGGATACAGATCTGAACAAAGGACCAGGTTCCTCCATAGGCTTGGAGTATCAGATTTTGGATGATGCCAGACATCCCGACGCCAAATTAGGAAACCATGAAGGTAGTAGAACTGTGGCTTCCCTATATGACCTCATAAAGGCGGATGAGAACAAACACATGAATCCGATTGGGGAGTGGAACACAGCCCATATCATATCAAAAGATAATCACGTGGAGCACTGGCTGAACGGGATGAAAGTTTTGGAATATGAACGTAAAAGCGATGATTTTAAAAAGCTGGTTTCCGAAAGCAAATATGAAAAATGGCCCAATTTTGGCGAGTCCGAAACAGGACATTTATTATTGCAAGATCATGGGGACCGTGTATCTTTTAAAAACATAAAAATAAAACCTATTACAAAATAA
- the msrA gene encoding peptide-methionine (S)-S-oxide reductase MsrA yields MKHIKLTVLTMVTVFVASCQSSPKKSTTAEATNMEVEEVEKLSPQELSKYETAYFASGCFWCVEAIFESVKGVKEAVSGYSGGEEENPTYEMIGYGKTSHAEAVEVYYDPEVISFTALVQVFFGSHDPTTLNRQGPDRGTQYRSIAFYKNEEEKKIIENYIQALKDQNVYDGEPITTEVTKFEKFWKAEEYHQDYEKKNPNNSYIRNVSIPRLNRFKENFGDYLKENAH; encoded by the coding sequence ATGAAACACATAAAATTAACGGTTTTGACCATGGTCACCGTTTTCGTTGCCAGCTGTCAATCCTCCCCTAAAAAAAGTACTACTGCCGAAGCCACCAATATGGAAGTGGAGGAAGTAGAAAAACTTAGTCCACAGGAGTTGAGTAAATATGAGACCGCTTATTTTGCAAGTGGTTGTTTTTGGTGCGTGGAAGCTATTTTTGAAAGTGTCAAAGGAGTCAAAGAAGCTGTTTCTGGTTATTCCGGAGGTGAGGAAGAAAATCCCACTTATGAAATGATTGGTTATGGAAAGACATCACATGCAGAAGCTGTAGAAGTCTATTATGATCCAGAAGTGATTTCTTTCACCGCCTTGGTACAAGTATTTTTTGGTTCCCATGACCCTACTACGTTAAATCGCCAGGGGCCTGACCGTGGTACACAATACAGGTCCATAGCTTTTTATAAAAACGAGGAAGAAAAGAAAATCATTGAAAATTATATTCAGGCTTTAAAAGATCAGAACGTTTATGACGGTGAGCCAATTACCACCGAAGTGACCAAATTTGAAAAGTTTTGGAAAGCAGAGGAATACCATCAGGATTACGAGAAAAAGAATCCAAACAATTCCTACATCCGCAATGTATCCATTCCACGGTTGAACAGGTTCAAGGAGAACTTTGGTGATTATTTAAAAGAAAACGCCCACTAA
- a CDS encoding peptidoglycan DD-metalloendopeptidase family protein has translation MPYFYGMKTFEDKIMSYSNGPTPILDANLPLKSYVPIDLSVNNPDLELLNIADPEVCQSYVERVLQSKGGKIAYGGYLEKRNLYGDKANFSDGNTSRRDIHLGIDFWCAAGTKVMVPVDGVVHSFKNNANIGDYGPTIILKHEIDNIIFYTLYGHLSLSSLEGLTIGREFKKGDVLATLGTPDINVNYAPHLHFQIIKDLGDFFGDYPGVCSHENLDFYRENCPDPNLLLKIGS, from the coding sequence ATGCCCTATTTTTACGGTATGAAGACTTTTGAGGATAAAATAATGTCATACTCCAATGGACCAACTCCTATACTGGATGCCAACCTTCCTTTGAAAAGTTATGTTCCAATAGATTTATCCGTAAATAATCCAGACTTGGAACTTTTAAATATTGCGGACCCAGAGGTTTGCCAATCTTATGTTGAGAGGGTTCTTCAGTCGAAAGGTGGTAAGATTGCCTATGGCGGCTATTTGGAAAAGCGCAATTTATATGGCGACAAAGCCAATTTTTCTGATGGAAATACGAGTCGTAGGGACATTCATTTGGGCATTGATTTCTGGTGCGCTGCCGGCACAAAAGTCATGGTCCCCGTTGATGGTGTAGTACATAGTTTTAAAAACAATGCTAATATTGGAGATTATGGTCCTACCATTATATTGAAGCATGAAATCGATAATATCATCTTTTACACTTTGTATGGTCATCTATCCTTATCATCCTTGGAGGGGTTGACTATTGGTAGGGAATTTAAAAAGGGTGATGTATTGGCTACTTTGGGCACTCCCGACATCAATGTCAACTATGCGCCTCATCTCCATTTTCAAATCATAAAGGACCTAGGGGATTTTTTTGGAGACTATCCCGGTGTTTGTTCTCATGAAAACTTGGATTTTTACCGTGAAAATTGTCCCGACCCAAATCTCCTACTCAAAATTGGGAGCTGA
- a CDS encoding sugar-binding protein, with the protein MKKGFSTLVALLFLCCNSVKKKEDTSILEVTYIEKPPNLDGKASESFWSLIDWNPLDQNWIGGPYDYDDFNGRYKLAWNEEGLYFLVEITDDILLDKTEDPLKLWWNDDCLEVFVDEDNSGGLHQYSHNAFAYHVALDGNVVDLAPDKTPKLYNDHVTSVHTTTDNVTTWELAIKVFDENFVEGTNVEPVTLVPDKKIGFALAYCDNDTSTERENFIGSVFVPGEDKNQGWINADIFGTLVLKK; encoded by the coding sequence ATGAAAAAAGGTTTTTCTACGCTTGTAGCTCTACTATTCCTATGCTGTAATTCTGTAAAAAAGAAAGAAGATACTTCAATCCTGGAGGTTACCTACATTGAAAAACCGCCCAATCTAGATGGTAAGGCTTCTGAAAGTTTTTGGAGTTTGATAGATTGGAATCCCTTAGATCAAAATTGGATCGGGGGACCATATGATTACGATGACTTTAACGGAAGGTATAAACTTGCATGGAACGAGGAGGGACTCTATTTTTTGGTCGAAATTACCGATGATATCCTGCTGGATAAGACCGAAGATCCTTTAAAACTGTGGTGGAACGACGATTGTCTCGAAGTTTTTGTGGACGAGGATAATAGTGGGGGATTACATCAATATAGTCATAATGCCTTTGCTTACCATGTAGCGCTTGATGGGAATGTGGTTGACCTGGCCCCTGATAAAACTCCAAAATTATACAACGATCACGTAACATCCGTTCACACGACTACGGACAACGTTACTACGTGGGAACTTGCTATAAAGGTTTTTGATGAAAATTTTGTTGAGGGAACCAATGTTGAACCTGTAACCCTTGTACCTGATAAAAAAATCGGATTTGCCCTAGCGTATTGTGATAATGATACGAGTACGGAAAGGGAAAACTTTATTGGTTCTGTTTTTGTACCAGGTGAAGATAAAAATCAAGGTTGGATAAATGCGGATATATTTGGGACATTAGTTCTGAAAAAATGA
- a CDS encoding ABC transporter ATP-binding protein: MTKILNVRNLKKTYTSGSKNLTVLDDISFDINAGDTFAIVGPSGSGKTTLLGLCAGLDRSDEGSVELCGRELSSLNEDQRALLRNQKVGFIFQDFQLLPTLTALENVSVPLELQGVPNAQKDAMELLEKVGLGDRHDHYPSQLSGGEQQRVALARAFSNKPAILFADEPTGNLDEETGEKVIKLLFNLNKEMGTTLVIVTHDLDLARLNQHVLRLKGGKIIANETAQAS, encoded by the coding sequence ATGACAAAGATATTAAACGTCCGCAACCTGAAGAAAACCTATACGAGCGGTTCCAAGAATTTAACGGTATTGGATGACATTTCATTCGATATAAATGCGGGGGATACCTTTGCCATTGTGGGGCCATCCGGTAGTGGAAAAACAACACTTTTAGGCCTGTGTGCGGGCCTTGACCGGTCCGATGAGGGTTCCGTTGAACTGTGTGGAAGGGAATTGAGCTCCCTGAACGAAGACCAACGGGCGCTGCTAAGAAATCAAAAAGTAGGTTTTATATTTCAGGATTTTCAATTGCTACCCACTTTAACGGCCTTGGAGAACGTAAGTGTACCCTTGGAACTCCAAGGAGTTCCGAACGCACAAAAAGATGCGATGGAATTACTTGAGAAAGTAGGTTTGGGGGATAGGCACGACCATTATCCTTCCCAACTTTCCGGTGGGGAGCAGCAACGGGTGGCACTGGCAAGAGCATTTTCCAATAAACCCGCCATTCTGTTTGCGGACGAACCTACGGGAAACCTGGACGAGGAAACGGGTGAAAAAGTAATCAAGCTGCTGTTTAACCTGAATAAGGAAATGGGGACGACCTTGGTCATCGTGACCCATGATTTGGATCTTGCACGTTTAAACCAACATGTCTTGCGGTTAAAGGGAGGAAAAATTATTGCGAACGAAACAGCCCAAGCATCTTGA
- a CDS encoding Gfo/Idh/MocA family protein, with amino-acid sequence MNRRNFVIKTGLATVATVSTNTLLGGTFSTKSPLETLNIGVIGTGDRGGGLIPFINQIENLQVVACCDSLPFRLDNGLQKTERKAEGYRDYRKLLENQDIDAVLIATPFNTHSKIAMDALDAGKHVYCEKTLAKGFFGIQNLVDTAKNIHKTFQTGHQYHSSRLYTHVVELIKDGKVGNITAIECQWNRNGDWRRPVPSPELEKAINWRMYREFSGGLVAELCSHQLDFSNWVLDSVPEKVMGVGGIDYWKDGRETYDNVHLLYTYSNGVKAKFTCLTSNALDDYKIKVMGDKGTIILDYVKAWFYPEGSYKKELGEVDGVSGATVNWEQGKGIPIEVNHSDPSKQALLDFRTSVLNNTEPLSNLRTGAKTAACVQMGLDAMHQEKIVYWNKDLIV; translated from the coding sequence ATGAATAGGCGAAATTTTGTGATTAAAACGGGTCTGGCTACGGTCGCTACCGTCTCCACCAACACCCTATTGGGCGGCACATTTAGTACTAAAAGTCCATTGGAGACTTTAAATATTGGTGTCATAGGTACCGGAGATAGAGGTGGTGGACTTATTCCGTTTATCAATCAAATTGAAAACCTACAAGTGGTGGCTTGTTGCGACAGTTTACCCTTTAGACTGGATAACGGACTTCAAAAAACCGAGAGAAAGGCTGAAGGGTATAGAGATTATAGAAAACTATTGGAAAATCAGGATATCGATGCGGTATTGATAGCAACACCGTTCAATACCCATTCCAAAATTGCAATGGACGCTTTGGATGCCGGTAAGCACGTATACTGTGAAAAGACTTTGGCCAAAGGTTTTTTTGGTATTCAGAATTTGGTCGACACGGCCAAGAACATCCATAAAACATTTCAAACGGGGCATCAATACCATAGTTCTAGACTTTACACCCATGTGGTAGAACTTATAAAAGATGGTAAAGTCGGAAATATTACGGCGATTGAATGTCAATGGAACCGAAATGGGGACTGGCGCAGACCGGTTCCTAGTCCAGAATTGGAGAAAGCAATAAACTGGAGAATGTACAGGGAATTTTCCGGTGGCCTGGTCGCTGAACTCTGTTCACACCAATTGGATTTTTCCAACTGGGTATTAGATTCAGTCCCGGAAAAAGTTATGGGTGTAGGAGGAATCGACTACTGGAAGGACGGTAGGGAAACCTATGACAATGTGCACCTACTCTATACCTATTCCAATGGGGTGAAAGCAAAATTCACCTGCCTTACCAGTAACGCACTGGACGACTATAAGATTAAAGTTATGGGAGATAAAGGCACTATCATTTTGGATTACGTTAAAGCTTGGTTCTATCCAGAAGGTAGTTATAAAAAGGAGCTGGGAGAGGTAGATGGCGTTTCTGGCGCCACGGTTAATTGGGAGCAGGGAAAAGGAATCCCCATAGAAGTAAATCATTCCGACCCTAGCAAACAGGCCTTATTGGACTTTAGGACAAGTGTTCTTAACAATACGGAACCCCTGTCCAATCTACGCACAGGTGCCAAAACCGCGGCTTGTGTACAAATGGGCTTGGATGCCATGCATCAGGAAAAGATAGTTTATTGGAATAAAGATTTAATAGTGTAA
- a CDS encoding Gfo/Idh/MocA family oxidoreductase, with translation MNTRRQFIKKTAAGTAVVTLGGLVLPQKSFAGILGSNDQINCAVIGVRSRAKAHVMAIHQDANAKILYNCDVDDTIIEEHNSWCQENIGYVPKVEKDFRKILEDKDVDAIFIATPEHWHAPMAILGLQAGKHVYVEKPCSHNPHENDLLVAAQKKYGKKVQMGNQQRSAKTSIMAIKDIREGIIGDVYKGEAYYSNNRGSIGIGNPIEVPSTLNWELWQGPAPRKQYKDNIHPYNWHWFRNWGTGEVHNNGTHEIDIARWALGVDLPESVTSFGGKYTYDDDWEFVDNQQVTYTFPDDKFITWTGHSRGMMKPERPGRGTTIYGSRGAIQLDRNFYRLFDLQGNLLKEELEGAESATTNTRGEGGLDVNHVGNFFDAIRRDTSLHADINDGSISTMLCHLCNMAQDAGETLIVDTATGKVLNNDEAMQSWKREYEPGWEPKL, from the coding sequence ATGAACACACGAAGGCAATTTATTAAAAAAACAGCGGCAGGAACAGCGGTGGTAACCTTAGGAGGCTTAGTGCTCCCACAAAAATCCTTTGCAGGAATATTAGGGTCCAATGACCAAATCAATTGCGCCGTTATTGGAGTGCGAAGCAGGGCAAAAGCCCATGTAATGGCAATTCATCAGGATGCCAATGCCAAAATACTTTATAACTGCGATGTAGATGACACTATCATTGAGGAGCATAACAGTTGGTGCCAAGAAAATATAGGTTATGTCCCAAAAGTGGAAAAAGACTTTAGGAAAATTCTTGAGGATAAGGATGTTGATGCCATATTCATTGCCACTCCCGAGCACTGGCATGCCCCCATGGCAATCTTAGGGCTACAGGCGGGGAAACATGTGTATGTGGAAAAACCGTGCAGTCATAATCCTCACGAAAACGATTTGTTGGTTGCCGCACAAAAAAAATATGGCAAAAAAGTGCAAATGGGTAATCAGCAACGTTCTGCGAAGACCTCTATTATGGCCATAAAGGACATAAGGGAAGGGATTATCGGAGATGTATACAAAGGAGAAGCCTATTATTCCAACAATAGGGGCTCCATTGGCATCGGAAATCCTATTGAAGTCCCAAGTACCTTGAATTGGGAGTTATGGCAAGGACCTGCACCAAGAAAGCAGTATAAGGACAACATACATCCCTACAACTGGCATTGGTTCCGAAATTGGGGAACCGGAGAAGTCCACAACAACGGCACTCATGAAATAGATATCGCCCGTTGGGCCTTGGGCGTAGATTTACCTGAAAGTGTAACCTCTTTTGGAGGCAAATATACGTACGACGACGATTGGGAGTTTGTGGATAATCAACAGGTTACTTATACTTTTCCCGATGATAAGTTCATTACGTGGACGGGACATAGCCGCGGTATGATGAAACCAGAAAGACCTGGGCGCGGAACTACTATCTATGGAAGCAGGGGCGCTATTCAATTGGACAGGAATTTTTATAGGCTTTTTGACCTGCAAGGAAATCTATTAAAAGAAGAATTGGAAGGTGCGGAAAGCGCTACCACAAATACGCGTGGCGAAGGTGGCTTGGATGTAAATCACGTAGGCAATTTCTTTGATGCGATTAGAAGGGATACCAGTTTACACGCCGATATAAACGACGGAAGTATCTCCACTATGTTATGTCATTTATGTAATATGGCCCAAGATGCCGGTGAAACGTTAATTGTGGATACGGCAACCGGAAAAGTATTAAATAACGACGAAGCCATGCAGTCATGGAAACGCGAATACGAACCGGGATGGGAGCCAAAATTATAA